The following proteins come from a genomic window of Parambassis ranga chromosome 4, fParRan2.1, whole genome shotgun sequence:
- the LOC114434579 gene encoding zinc finger BED domain-containing protein 4-like — protein sequence MTTLGRKRRTDIWTHFTFDVKTNKTVCKPCGASITGKNTTNLKRHLHASHPDIHAKLQKTSEDNSGPPSAKKGRVSQQHISAALLSAAKYKSDSKEQQTKEEAIAKWIGCTGLPVTTVEDEDFVLMMETVDRKLTVPKKTKISNLIDKYYEGEVQKFRRRLAAARRIAIGIDLWTKKGLTASFLAISSCYFCVEQNKPEHILLALEQVAHPHTAQSIKACVDQCMQDWGISDEKIITVITDNGSNMVAAFKRITPEGEATTEDSEDSPMAESDCEPETDDMRYQHIDMDIQRMPCVVHTLQLVVHTIQKEASVKRVLDKARSVVKLFRKSSVATQRILDECGLTVVNDCPTRWSSIFNMVARLLKIKDSVCKIANDMGWDSLLPSEWQKLKSLHELLLPFAEHTQTLQSDTMSMSLVVPALFDLLSHLADFEESTSHRDLAALARKMTGSMNQRFAWILDPTDERFLPLVAAACFVNPTVCETLVDVDNENIQELLKQAEEYLVQSTQSHSQHEDLSEDDGEENRKEAEDSKSAPSSSKQPVFRFLSKCSTKSKQRTSTSSMRQQIIKYKEQLSQPITCDTGTDFWLEKSDTLYHNLKPFALDILAMPASQAFAKRVFSVTGDLARGRRNRARVTLARSAFLKMNRTK from the exons ATGACAACGCttgggagaaaaagaagaacagacATATGGACGCATTTCACGTTTGATgtgaagacaaataaaaccgttTGCAAACCATGTGGAGCGAGTATAACCGGCAAGAATACAACAAAtttgaagcgacatttgcacgCGAGTCATCCTGACATCCATGCAAAG TTACAGAAGACCTCAGAAGATAACAGTGGACCACCGAGTGCAAAGAAAGGGAGGGTGTCCCAGCAGCATATTTCAGCAGCTCTTTTAAGTGCTGCAAAGTACAAAAGTGACTCTAAAGAGCAACAGACTAAGGAGGAAGCTATAGCAAAATGGATTGGTTGCACAGGATTACCAGTCACTACAgttgaagatgaggactttgtTCTTATGATGGAAACAGTGGACAGGAAGCTCACCgttccaaagaaaacaaaaataagcaaTCTGATAGACAAATATTATGAAGGTGAAGTACAAAAATTCAGAAGGAGATTGGCTGCTGCCCGAAGAATAGCTATTGGCATTGACTTGTGGACGAAAAAAGGACTGACTGCTTCTTTCCTGGCTATTAGTTCATGCTACTTTTGTGTAGAACAAAATAAGCCAGAACATATATTGTTGGCCCTGGAACAAGTggcacatccacacactgcgCAATCCATCAAAGCATGTGTGGATCAATGTATGCAAGATTGGGGCATATCAGACGAGAAGATCATCACTGTGATCACAGACAATGGCAGTAATATGGTGGCAGCATTTAAACGCATCACACCAGAGGGAGAAGCCACCACTGAGGATTCAGAAGACTCCCCAATGGCTGAAAGTGACTGTGAGCCTGAAACTGATGACATGCG ATACCAACATATTGACATGGATATACAACGAATGCCATGTGTGGTGCATACATTACAGCTCGTCGTCCACACAATACAGAAGGAGGCAAGTGTCAAGAGAGTCCTTGATAAAGCACGGTCAGTGGTGAAGCTTTTCCGCAAGTCCTCTGTTGCAACACAAAGGATTTTGGATGAATGTGGCCTTACTGTTGTAAATGACTGCCCTACACGATGGTCAAGCATATTCAACATGGTTGCAAGACTCCTTAAAATTAAAGACTCAGTCTGCAAAATTGCAAATGACATGGGATGGGACAGCTTGCTCCCTAGTGAGTGGCAAAAGCTGAAGTCACTGCATGAACTACTGCTGCCTTTTGCAGAACACACTCAAACCCTTCAGAGTGACACCATGTCCATGTCCCTTGTGGTTCCTGCTCTTTTTGACCTCCTCAGCCACCTTGCTGACTTTGAAGAGAGCACTAGCCACCGAGACCTTGCTGCTCTTGCACGGAAAATGACAGGAAGTATGAACCAGCGCTTTGCATGGATCTTGGATCCAACTGATGAAAGGTTCTTACCACTTGTAGCGGCTGCCTGCTTTGTCAACCCTACCGTTTGTGAAACTCTTGTTGATGTGGATAATGAAAATATCCAGGAACTTCTGAAACAGGCAGAGGAGTACTTGGTCCAGTCCACTCAGTCACATTCCCAACACGAGGATCTGTCtgaagatgatggagaggagaatAGGAAGGAAGCAGAGGACTCCAAATCAGCACCGTCCTCATCAAAGCAGCCAGTCTTCAGGTTTCTTTCAAAATGCAGCACAAAGTCTAAACAGAGGACCTCCACAAGCAGCATGAGGCAGCAGATCATAAAGTATAAGGAACAGCTTTCACAGCCCATCACATGTGACACAGGGACTGACTTCTGGCTGGAAAAAAGTGACACCTTATATCACAACTTAAAACCTtttgcattagacatattggcTATGCCAGCTTCTCAAGCATTTGCAAAGAGGGTATTTAGTGTCACAGGTGATCTCGCTCGAGGTCGGCGCAACCGAGCAAGGGTCACATTGGCGCGAAGTGCTTTTCTTAAGATGAATCGAAccaaataa
- the ankrd29 gene encoding ankyrin repeat domain-containing protein 29 isoform X2: protein MSFKKETPLANAVFWAARKGNLALLQLLLNSGRVDADCRDSYGTTALMVASYSGHYECVRELIMQGADINYQRETGSTALFFASQQGHHDVVKLLFEFGASTEFQTKDGGTALTVASQYGHSKVVETLMKNGANVHDQLNDGATPLFLAAQEGHVTVIRQLLSSGAKVNQPREDGTAPLWMAAQMGHSEAVKVLLLRGANRDADRQDGSTALFKAALKGHNSVIEELLKFSPSLGLLKNGSSALHAAVMGGNVRTVLLLLGANADPTLHNQNNELPADLTKNDRILKVLRSKILTGES from the exons ATGTCTTTCAAG AAGGAAACACCCCTGGCTAATGCTGTGTTTTGGGCAGCAAGGAAAGGGAACTTGgctctgcttcagctgctgctcaacaGCGGGCGCGTGGACGCCGACTGCAGAGACAGT TATGGAACAACAGCGCTGATGGTGGCTTCCTACAGTGGCCATTATGAGTGTGTCAGAGAACTTATCATGCAAGGGGCTGACATCAACTACCAGAGAGAG ACAGGTTCTACTGCCTTGTTCTTCGCCTCCCAGCAGGGACACCATGACGTCGTGAAGCTCCTCTTTGAATTTGGTGCTTCTACTGAATTCCAGACAAAG GACGGTGGCACAGCTCTCACTGTCGCCTCTCAGTATGGCCACTCCAAAGTGGTGGAGACCCTAATGAAGAATGGAGCTAATGTTCATGACCAGCTGAAT GATGGTGCCACTCCTCTGTTCCTCGCTGCCCAGgagggtcatgtgactgtgatcCGTCAGCTGCTGTCATCTGGTGCCAAGGTCAACCAGCCCAGAGAG gatggCACTGCCCCCCTGTGGATGGCAGCTCAAATGGGTCACAGCGAGGCGGTCAAAGTGCTGCTGTTGCGTGGTGCAAATCGGGATGCTGACAGACAA GATGGATCCACAGCGCTATTTAAAGCAGCTTTAAAAGGACACAACAGTGTCATCGAGGAGCTCCTCAAGTTTTCTCCTTCACTTGGCCTTCTTAAG aatggATCTAGTGCCCTTCATGCTGCTGTCATGGGTGGAAATGTTCgaactgtgctgctgctgcttggggCAAATGCAGACCCCACACTACACAACCAG AATAATGAGCTCCCTGCAGATCTTACAAAGAATGATCGCATCCTGAAAGTTTTACGTTCCAAAATCTTGACTGGGGAGAGTTGA
- the ankrd29 gene encoding ankyrin repeat domain-containing protein 29 isoform X1 encodes MSFKYGTTALMVASYSGHYECVRELIMQGADINYQRETGSTALFFASQQGHHDVVKLLFEFGASTEFQTKDGGTALTVASQYGHSKVVETLMKNGANVHDQLNDGATPLFLAAQEGHVTVIRQLLSSGAKVNQPREDGTAPLWMAAQMGHSEAVKVLLLRGANRDADRQDGSTALFKAALKGHNSVIEELLKFSPSLGLLKNGSSALHAAVMGGNVRTVLLLLGANADPTLHNQNNELPADLTKNDRILKVLRSKILTGES; translated from the exons ATGTCTTTCAAG TATGGAACAACAGCGCTGATGGTGGCTTCCTACAGTGGCCATTATGAGTGTGTCAGAGAACTTATCATGCAAGGGGCTGACATCAACTACCAGAGAGAG ACAGGTTCTACTGCCTTGTTCTTCGCCTCCCAGCAGGGACACCATGACGTCGTGAAGCTCCTCTTTGAATTTGGTGCTTCTACTGAATTCCAGACAAAG GACGGTGGCACAGCTCTCACTGTCGCCTCTCAGTATGGCCACTCCAAAGTGGTGGAGACCCTAATGAAGAATGGAGCTAATGTTCATGACCAGCTGAAT GATGGTGCCACTCCTCTGTTCCTCGCTGCCCAGgagggtcatgtgactgtgatcCGTCAGCTGCTGTCATCTGGTGCCAAGGTCAACCAGCCCAGAGAG gatggCACTGCCCCCCTGTGGATGGCAGCTCAAATGGGTCACAGCGAGGCGGTCAAAGTGCTGCTGTTGCGTGGTGCAAATCGGGATGCTGACAGACAA GATGGATCCACAGCGCTATTTAAAGCAGCTTTAAAAGGACACAACAGTGTCATCGAGGAGCTCCTCAAGTTTTCTCCTTCACTTGGCCTTCTTAAG aatggATCTAGTGCCCTTCATGCTGCTGTCATGGGTGGAAATGTTCgaactgtgctgctgctgcttggggCAAATGCAGACCCCACACTACACAACCAG AATAATGAGCTCCCTGCAGATCTTACAAAGAATGATCGCATCCTGAAAGTTTTACGTTCCAAAATCTTGACTGGGGAGAGTTGA
- the LOC114434198 gene encoding vacuolar protein sorting-associated protein 4B-like, with protein sequence MAGGNLQKAIDLASKAAEEDKAKNYEEALRCYQHAIQYFLHVVKYEAQGERAKQSIRAKCADYLDRAEQLKTYLKQKEKSPPVKPVKESQSGDKGSESEGEGEDTEKKKFKNQLSGAIVMEKPNIKWDDVAGLEGAKEALKEAVILPIKFPHLFTGKRTPWRGILLFGPPGTGKSYLAKAVATEANNSTFFSISSSDLVSKWLGESEKLVKNLFSMAREHKPSIIFIDEIDSLCGSRNENESEAARRIKTEFLVQMQGVGNDNEGILVLGATNIPWTLDSAIRRRFEKRIYIPLPEEHARSFMFKLHLGSTPNDLTEADFITLGKKTEGYSGADISIIVRDALMQPVRKVQSATHFKKVRGSSWNKPGVVVDDMLTPCSPGDPNAIQMTWMDVPGEKLLEPVVSMADMLRSQSNTKPTVNDQDLEKLKKFTEDFGQEG encoded by the exons ATGGCGGGCGGTAATTTACAG aaaGCCATAGATCTGGCCAGCAAAgctgcagaggaagacaaagcCAAAAACTACGAGGAGGCTCTCAGATGTTATCAGCATGCCATACAATACTTCCTTCATGTTGTCAAGT atgaGGCGCAAGGCGAAAGAGCAAAGCAGAGCATCAGGGCCAAGTGTGCAGACTACCTGGACAGAGCCGAGCAACTGAAGACTTACCTGAAGCAGAAGGAGAAGAGTCCTCCAGTCAAACCTGTCAAGGAGTCCCAGTCTGGTGACAAAGG GAGTGAAAGTGAAGGGGAAGGAGaagacacagaaaagaaaaagttcaAAAATCAGCTCTCAG GTGCCATTGTCATGGAAAAACCCAACATTAAGTGGGATGATGTTGCAGGACTCGAGGGAGCCAAAGAAGCCTTAAAAGAAGCCGTGATCCTGCCCATCAAATTCCCTCATCTGTTCACAG GAAAGCGAACTCCCTGGCGTGGTATCCTTTTGTTTGGCCCTCCAGGAACAGGAAAATCCTACCTGGCCAAGGCAGTGGCTACAGAAGCTAACAACTCCACCttcttctccatctcctcctccgaCCTCGTGTCCAAGTGGTTGGGAGAAAGTGAAAA ATTGGTGAAGAACCTTTTCTCTATGGCCCGAGAACACAAGCCATCCATCATTTTCATTGATGAGATTGACTCCCTCTGTGGCTCCAGGAATGAGAACGAGAGTGAAGCAGCACGCAGGATTAAGACAGAGTTTCTCGTACAAATGCAAG GTGTTGGAAATGATAATGAAGGAATCCTGGTCTTAGGTGCAACAAACATACCATGGACCCTGGACTCTGCTATCAGGAGAAG GTTTGAAAAGCGGATCTACATTCCTTTGCCAGAGGAGCATGCCCGCTCATTCATGTTCAAACTGCATTTGGGATCCACTCCCAATGACTTGACAGAGGCAGACTTCATAACACTGGGCAAAAAGACAGAGGGCTACTCTGGAGCAGACATCAGTATAATAGTCAGGGACGCCCTCATGCAGCCTGTCAGGAAGGTTCAGTCAGCCACTCACTTCAAAAAG GTCCGGGGGTCATCATGGAACAAACCTGGTGTCGTGGTGGACGACATGCTGACTCCATGCTCTCCTGGAGATCCCAATGCCATACAGATGACATGGATGGATGTCCCTGGGGAGAAACTTCTGGAGCCAGTGGTTTCCATG GCTGACATGCTGAGGTCGCAATCAAACACTAAGCCCACAGTGAACGACCAAGACTTGGAGAAGCTGAAGAAGTTTACTGAAGATTTCGGTCAAGAAGGTTAA